The region GGGGCACTGGGAGGGCATACAGAGTAACGCATACAAACCCTCAATGAAAGCTAGTCCCAACGAACCGATGATATCTCCCGCAAACTTAGCCTCCCGCCTCGGAGCAGGTTGTTAAATGGGGTCGTGAAGAAACGCCggttctggttctggttcCGCCAAGAGATATGGAGCTTTGAAAAGGGCAGGCTCCCACGAGCACGAGGGAACTTGGAATCCAAGATGGTCTCTCGTCCGTCACTTGTTTTCCATTGCCCAAGGACGCAGAGGAGTGAGTTCGTTCTGGAGACGAGTTCACGCACCAGAGCGGCATCCACACGGCTCCTCCCATCCAAGAGGGCGGaacacctcctcttctccttccgtgcccacaccccctctccccatccttcaCATCTGCCATGTTTTGGGTCGTACTTGGGGAACGGATGGCTGATCAGGAAGGCCTCTGTACACCCTGAGCGCGGGGAAAAAAGACTCAAGCCACAAAGCATACTATCGCGGACACAGCAGGACGCATCCGTTGCTGTGTGAATCATGCGGGCTCTGACGAGGTCTTGAGAATACTGCTTCTCAATTGGCAACAGCCCATTGGTGTTTTTCAGTCGACCAGTCCTGAGCGGCAAGCCTCGACTGGTATTGATGTCCCAATCCCGGTCGATATCGAACCCGACGTCGTTTGAAGAGCGGGGAAACAAAAGCaacggaggggaggggaatgaACAAGCCTTTCTCGGCATCGCCTTGCAAGGGTGTCTGTCAGGCCCTTGGGCTTGGGACAGGCCGACGAGAAAGAGCGAGCAGAGTGACGCGCCGGTGAGCGTCCAAGGATCGGTGAAGGCTTGCCCCTTTGCAGCACGATCGAGCACATCGACTCAAGCCGAGACAGACGAGGCGCAAGAAAGCAATGCCCAGACGGGAGATCGAAACGCCAAGACAGTCTGACGAGCTGGTGAGTTATCTCGACCTATCCAAGCCGGTCGATGCGCTGCCTTGTGTCGCTGGACCGCCGCGACCCTGCGGAACATCGATCTGCTGGCTGGACCGGGAGAAGAGTGAAGTTATGATTCTGATTATCCGTACCCGGTCTCTTCCGCTCTGACACCACGCGGCAGATTCATGGACGGCGTGATGGGCGTTCGGCGATGGACTGTTGGCTGACAGGGCCGGAGATGTTTCTTCCCATGGCTGCTGGAGTGTGCGAGAGTGTGGCTGCCAAGCCCGTGCTTCCTCTGACAGGGAAAAGAGGTCCGCATTTAGCAATTATATGGTAATAGCATGTTGCTACAAACTGCACGGGGCAGCAGGTTTGGTTGGTGGGCGGCAGAAGTGTTGTTGCACTTGGCGTCGTTTTGGGAATGCTGCAGATGCAGTGCATCACAAGCGAGCCAGTCGATGGGAAATCATGGAGAAGGAACGTGGGGGAAGCGATAACAGGCTCCACTCGCCCTCGGAAAATCGAACGACGACTTTCTCGGTGACGGCTTTCCGTTTTGGGCAGAGTGCGTAGCTGGAGTTTGGTTGACAGTTCTGCGCTCATTGGAATGGATGTGGTGTCAGTGTAAGATCCGGGATGGCTTGTGCGTCCGGCCGGTGAAGGGTGTTGGAAAAGTAACTGGCGGAAACGGATGCCGAAGGGCGAGGGCCGCACGGAGAGCACGCGGTGACGAACGCCGAGCCCTTGGCAACGGCTCGCTGCGCTGAGTACCTGACATGCCATAAGAACGCCAGGTTCGCCGCCGGGTTGCGTACCAGAATGCCCGGTAGTTTGTGTCGTTGCCTACCGCGCTTTTGTTCCATCAATTCCTTGCGTCACGCCCCACGAGCAGAGAGACACAGCGGTCGTTGGAAGATGTCCCAGGAAGCTGGATATCTTAAGTAAGCAACACACGACAAGTGAGACCTGAATTCGGATAACCGGGGCCCACTGTACGACGATAAAGCGACCCCCCCCCATCAATCGATCAACCGGCAACTCACTGGCCAGCTTGAGTGAGAATCTAGATTCCTGAGGGGCTGAGAGAGGCCGCACAATGTAACCCGTCTGTTTCTGAACTTGAACCTGCCGTTTTCCGTGTGACGGGTTTGCTGAAAGAGGAGGCTGAACTTTATTCTCACGGCCGGCCTTGTGGGACCTGCTGGCGGCGGGCGGAGACGGCGAATGTCGCGTGCTGACTTGCCCTGAGAATAAGACAATCCACATCCAGTGCCATGACACAAGACAATGACGCCCCCCAATCCATTGATTGCAACCCTGTCCGTTTTGTTTGTCGCTTTGTGTTCTTGAAGGAGCGATAACAGGTTTCCAACTGCAGCAAATGATGCAATTGCCGCCGCAAGGATTCCCGCTCTGTTTCTTCTGATCAACATGTAACCCCGGCTGAGATCAGCCTTTGGGGGCAGGTGGTTGGGATGCACTGGTGGGATGTTGTCGGTGTTGATGAAAGCTGTTCTTGAAGAGACTCGAGAAgaggacaccaccaccaccagcctttGCCTTAGTGCCCATTAGTTCGATGTACAAGGGCAGGGTAAGCGGGGTAGCCTCGCCCCTTTTCCCGTTAGGAGTGAGGTTATTCTCGCTGCAGTTCTGCTAAACAACGGGCACACCACCAGACGATGACGCAAGTCGGCCTTGCAGAGGTCTCAAGTCCGCGGCAGGGATTCGCTCAGTTGGGAAAAGGCATCCATCCGTTGCTTTGGTTCTCGAGGTTGGAGTCTCCAAGCTGAAAATGGCTGGCATTTGAAACATGCAAATGTTGCTTTCTGGCTGCCCCAAATACGCGAACCCATTGCTAGTCACGCTCAGCGTTTCTGATATCGACTAACGACATGTACAAGGTGAGGCCTCGAGGAGCCACAAGaaaaggtaagaaagagaaaagagccGAGATCATCGATTGCCTGTGTAAACGCGGTTCAGAGACCCCGCCAAGATGACAGTCCCGATGCAGCCATCGCGCTGGCAAAACCGCCACCCTGCTTTCCTCCGGGTATAGTGCAGTTCGATCTGCGATCAACAAACATGGAACGCTCACAACAAAAGCCGACTCGCAGATGATATTGCGGCATATTTaggaggagggcttggtAATTCCTCGAGTCCTTGGCGCAGTGTATACGATAGGGTAGGTTTCAAAGCCGACTGCTCCGACATGCTCCAGGAGAGGGGGTTCCTCTAATCAAGAGATGGCACTAAGCGAGAAATCAAGATAGAGACTTGGACCAACAAGTGAAGCTATCCCATCCCGTCTCTCCGTCTGCGATTTCTAGAAAGCCACGAGAAGCGGAACAGACGAACAAGGTAACAAATGTGCCCCGCCATCCACCAGCTGTCGATAACCCCTCTCCCCGCAGCaattcctcatcctcggcctctCGGCGCctggtgggggtggagcCTCCATGCCACCAGCGGAGTCTCTGTGCCCGGTACGTGCACAGGTTCCAGCCGCCAATGTCGTGCCTGTTGTCACGGGCAGGGGACTCCCCTAAGGCCGTTCTGGTGTAAGTTGAGATGATTTGAAAACTTGAGGTTCTCGAGGTTTTTGAGGTTTCATGGCATTGCTTCAATGCAACCTTCGTTCCAGCAGTGCAGGCCTGTTGCCCGGCAGCCCATTGGACGCTCACAAGTAGCCCTCACGGCGAGGAGCTTTCCTGGTGTCACTTGTTCACACCCGggcccccctccaacacttGTTTGATGATTCCACTGTTCTAATTGCAACACGCAGGCGTGCGGAGTGCATTGGGGGAAGCATATCAGCGAAATcactggtggtgaggtcTGTGGGCCCCCTTGGCGTCTGCAATCTCAgagcggccgaggaggtagGTACCTGTACAGCCGCCTACGATTCAGGCCGCTTCCCAACTCAGTCAGAGACCGGCGCGAGGTTACTCGCTACAACCTCTCTTCGAGTTGCGGTTGCATTTTTATCTATGATTGTGTGAACAACGACGCCTTCGGCCGCATTGGATTGAGCTCAGTGTGCCCGTAACATACCATGTACCTAGTGAGCATGAGAGATGAGAGACGGGACACCCACAGAGCAACCTGAAAGGTAAGCTTGCGTCTCCGAGCCCGCTCTggctgggggttgagggcttCCAGCTCGAAATTATCCAACCTGCGGTTATGTGTTGAGCAGAATAGAGGAGGACCCCGCTGTGGTTAAGCAAAGCACACCCTGTCCCCATGGTCCCCAGCGGGTTCCATACAGCCACCCTGGACCACCTAAACGAACGTGCGCTAGCGCTAACactcacccccaccaccccgatCGCCCAAAAACCCTCAAGAGCGACCCCCCCGGGATCCTGTTGCCCGCAGCTGTCCATCCGTCCCATACATTACCAAACCGTCTCGTCTTCTTGAGCCCAAAACTCGTTTTTCGAATCTTTTCCCCTTTCGAAGCCGACCCATCCCGCGATGTCGTTATAGTTTCTGGCCCACGGGCACATcaaccttcttctctctcgctctctctgtctttctctctctctctgcctttctctctctctctctccattCCTGGCCGAACAACACCTTCCCATGCGAATCGACCGCCAAGAAGCGCGAGAGACCACCGGTATTTAAACGTGTAGATCTCGGCCGTTTTGGAGACTTGGACCACAGCGCCACGCCCTGCTACAAGCTACACAGGGCTACACAAATCTCGCCGTGCTCATTGAGACAGGCTTGGCTGGGAACGACCAGACAGACAGAAAAGATTGCTTCGTGGTCGACTTGCGCGGCCCTGCATATATATACACCACGGTTTTGCCGGTGAACCTTCTTGCGAGCGCCTTTGCTCCCGCAAGCgtccaccaaaaaaaaaaaccgcaGCAGTGAGCCGCCATCGCTGAGTTCCCAGTTGGCTGATTAATAGcgcgagaaaaaaaaaacaagagggTCCTTTTCCAAGGAGAGGAAAAAGGTGGTGTGTGAGCCTCTACCTGCAGCTCGAAGCACCCAGAACCAGACAGGCGTCTTTCTGGCCGTTCCAGCAATAATACCCTTCAGGCATACAGGGTCGACCGGTTACGCCGAgagtggtggtttggtggtcCCCAGATAAGCCAGTGGTGTACCTTACACTATACATGGTTGAAGCTGGATTTCCGGCTCTCTGGCTACTCAGAACCCCTCGTGCCCTGTCCCGCTGTGGTTGCGTTCAATCGCACGCTAAGCGGCGGCCGGACCCTGACGTATTGAAGAACCAGACAAGCCGGCTGGCTTTTTGCGTGCCGCTCGTCTGCTCCCGTTGGGCTTTTTATCGCACTACATAATCGGTCACAATGGCAACCATCTCAGCGCTGGCTGCTGCGGCTACGCAGACGTCCTCATTAGGTATCTTCACCCTCTTTGATTTAAGCCACCAATggctccccccttcttctgccacttctgcttctgcttctgcttctgcttctgcttctgcttcttcaccttcccttcctctccctcaccataGTCAAGAAAGCCTTGTCGTCAACCGAACATTCTGCTCAACTTTTCTCTCTCCAGACCCGTCCTCTGTGCGTCCCAATTCCGACAGGTCCAGCTACTCATCATCGCCACGCCAATATCCCACCGAGCTTACAGATCCCATTctggaagagggtgatgagaCCGACAGCGAGGTCGCCAACGAACCCGTCACTCCCGTGAGTGGCCGCCAATCTCAGGATTTTCAAACGCTTGCCACTCACGAAATCCATCCGGACGTGGCCCAGGAACAGGCCGACCAAAGCGTCACCTCCTTTCCAGCCGTGCGGGCCGGCACCACGCCCGGCTCCAAGCCGCCCCTGGTGCTGAATACTGACGGTGATACCCCGCCGAGAGCACCCCCCCAgagctcttcctcgtccGTTATTTCCAACATCCAAACAACACCTCGTGCTGCTGAGCCAgcaacgccgccgccgcccaccgccgccgcctcctcggccgacCAGGATCCCGCTGCACACCCTCACACCAGGCGGCCCACTTTCAGCAGCTCGTCTCTTCGTCGCAACATGTCGAGCTTTCTCAAACGTGTCACCCATCCGGACAAGTCTGACGCCGTCAGTGGTGTCGGATACTCGGAGCACCCGGTGCACGAGAGCGGACGAAAGGTGCCAGCTCGAAGGTGGTCCATGAACAGGAGTTCGGCTACTACTCGCTCCAACACTCCGCCCTCGCCGGGATCGCCTGTAGAGATGGCTATCCGGAGCAAGGAGCAGGCGTCGACGCCAACCGTGCCCGGCTCCGACGAGTTTGTCAAAAAGAAGCCACGTGCTTCGACCAACTTTTTGCGCTCCCGCCCGCATGTTCCGAACAATGCTGAACTGCAACTCAGACGTCGCGCGAGCAGTTTTGATTACACCAACCAGGAGAAGGTCCTCGTTGCCTCCACGCCACACGGCCCGGTCAACGTTGAGAAGATCGAAAGGCAGATCTGGGAAATGCCGGCGGAAACCGGCACCGGCCTCAAGGCTCGCCGCATGAGCGTGAGCTTGCCTGATGATTTCGTGGTCGACGTGGTCGAGCTGCAGTCGGAATTTGAGTACGAGAACAAGCTGCTCGGCCGCCATGCAAAGTCGGTCGGCAAGGGCGGTCACGGCAAGGTCAAGACGATGGCCAGGAAGGGATGCCCCGCCGAACTCGTTGCGGTCAAAGAATTCCGCCGCAAATCGCGCctggagacggtggaggagtacgagaagaagatcaaATCCGAGTACACCCTATCCAAGAGTCTGAACCACCCCAACGTGGTCACGACATTTCGACTCTGCATCGACCACGGCCGTTGGAACCACGTCATGGAGTTTTGCTCGGAAGGAGATCTGTACGggctggtgaaggagggtTACCTCAAGGGCgacgacaaggagaaggaccgTTTGTGTCTCTTCAAACAGCTCGTTCGGGGTGTGCACTATCTCCACTCCAATGGCATCGCGCACCGAGACATCAAGCTCGAgaacctcctcatcaccagcgACAGCGCCCTCAAGATTGCAGACTTCGGCGTTTCTGAGGTCTTTTGCGGCTCGCACCCCGGACTTAGAGAATCTGGAGGCCAGTGCGGCAAGAACATGGGCGAAATACGTCGCTGCGCGCCCGGCATCTGCGGCAGCATGCCTTACTTGGCACCTGAGgtgctgaagaaggagggtgaTTATGACCCTCGTGCCGTGGACGTGTGGAGTTCGGCCGTGGTCATGCTTCATCTGGTTTTTGGTGGTGCCATCTGGCAGAAGGCGCAGGAAGGCGATAACTCCGCCGCCAACAAGAATTTCAACGAGCTTGTCCGTGGGTGGGCGCAGTGGAACGCATCACACATGGACGCCGAAAACCCGGCCATCACCGAGATGGACTATCCCAAAGTCAAGGCGTTCGACTTTGGCGTCAGACCCCCCGCCCTCCGAAGAGTTCTCCTCCAGATGCTCAACCCAAACCCGGACCAGCGCACCTCGATCCACGACGTGGTCAACAACCGATGGGTCAGGAACATCGAATGCTGCCAGAAGGCCGACAACGAAGAGGCCGACCCGGCTACCACCATGATTGACGCATCCAAGAGCGGCTGTCTCATTCGTAGCGGGGAGAAGCTTTTCtgccacaaccacctccccccgaAGAAGCAGTTCACCTCTCATTCTCTGGGAAAGATGCCGGGTAGTGTTGGGTACTGAGAGATTTGTTTTAGTTATGCATGCTTGGCTTGGCAGGTCGGCGAGGAATTTTCTGCGACACACATGCACTGGCGTTACACATGGATCAGGGGATTTGTGCACCACAGCATAGCGGTTGTTTGGGCGGTccagtttttttttccagttttttttttttttatacacGGTACTTGGCGTAGGGAGGAGCGAGCAATGGCGGTCTTTGCCGAGTTGGTTCCACGGCTTTTCAACCACATCGATTCCACACATTCACGCATTCATCCAACCATGACACCCCAATGGTTTCTACTTAATCAATCGACGACCGTCAGGCGCGGGACGAGGGAAGACAAGGGGAGAGAGGGCTTGGCAAGAAGCACAGTACATATATGTCTGAATGCTGTTATAAAGCCTCGAACGGGAGACATTTTGGGAGGCAGGCGATTAGTCTCAAAGTTTCGGGCGGCGGACAAGGGCGGCTGTCTGAACGAGGTCACTTTTCATGACTCGGATGGAGCTCTATTTTTCCCTCAAAAGGAATGCGAGGCCAAGGGAGGTGAATTATCataacacacacacacacacacacacacacacacacacaccacccacctaTAGTGCCTCTTTATCTAGAAAGAGTGCCCCTTCCTGTTTTCAGTtattctctttttctttttccctcctGGTTTTCCCGATTAGACAAAAAATAATTCTATACTGTTAAACTATACAACATTTATTATCATGGTATCTccgggttttttttttttttttttttttttttttttttttttttgatctAGTGAATGTGAGGTTACTGTGTAAATGGTGATGCATGTGCTAAGGGGGACTTGGTCATGGTGGAACCGTCGGACAAAAGGCGAATGAAGAAAAGGCGGAGGAGTTATCAAACGTCAGTCCTGACTTGACCAAGGTTGGTatcccgccgccgccggttgTATTACCCAGCTTTGCTAGAGTGCGTACCCTAAAGCATCTggtttttctctttttttattcatttgtttatttatttatttatgTATTTATTGATGTATTTGTAGATGTATTTATTGATGTATTTATGTAttcttttggtttttttgaAGGGGTGTTTTgttgggatgatgggatggatggggccGGCGGTATGGCCCAAAGTCCGTGACCGTTTGATATCACCGACAATGGTTGAGGAGAGAGTGCGTGTATGTGTATGTGTatatgtgtgtatgtgtatatgtgtgtatgtgtatgtgtgtatgtgtatgtgtgtatgtgtatgtgtgtatgtgtatgtgtgtatgtgtatgtgtgtatgtgtatgtgtgtTTGCATGTGAATTTATTAGATTTTTGGGGGATGCTGGACCCGttcgggtggtggttttgggggggaagcaCTACGCTTCGCTCTTCACATGGGAATGGGTCAGGATTCTCTCGTGACATGACACAGCAGGCACAGCAACAGGACAGGCGGGCACGGCATGAGAAACCGAACCTTACCTTGTGGTTACGAAAGATAGTGGGAAGCACGACAGCAGGGTTGGTTTGCCgtggttggggtttggtggtttggACCCTGGGataaaagaagaagaagaagaaaccaaATATTGCAAGCACATGTCGTGGTTCGCTTTGGGGATCGGCGACCCCGGATTTGGGTGTTCTAGAAGGGGAGTACAAGAGTGATGACACATGCATGCATGGCTTGCTTGTGTGTCGAGCGGTGGTTTGAtaggctttttttttttttttttttttttttccatccGCCCGGTCGGGACCTGCCAGTTGCCTTTGCCTTTGCCTTTGCTGATATCCATGCCatctctttcttctccttggcttTGGCTTTTGTCACTGCTTACTTGGTTAAAACAGAGAGGGCGGGCTTATTCATGGCCTGTCAGTCAGTCACCGGGCGGCGGGAGGGGCAGCGATAGTAAAACGTGGCGGGGGTTGGCGCTGAGGCCGGTTTATTCCCTAGGCGGGCATGGGCCCCGAAGTGTCGATTTTGGGGACTTTTGGACCGGGAAAAGGctttttttgtcttgtctttggGGCGGTATACGGAGGTGGGCTTGTGATGTGATATGTCatggttgaagaaggggtgaCGTGATCGGGGATATGTCAGGAGAGGAGGCTTTTGATGGTGATAATCGGTGGGGATCGCATGTGTCAGAGAGTGGTTGATAGCATGCGGTTTCGCATGGGTTGTTTGGTGCGAATATCGAGGCCGGGTAAGAGTTGAGCCATGCTGCAATGCCGTGAGGTTTGATACCCCAAGTTCAAGGAAGCTCCACCTTGTTCCCTTGCAACTCGAGATTCCACCGCAACAAATCGGCCAGGTGGATGGCACCTTCTGAGAGCAAGATCCGGGGAAAATGTCTtggtctttttctctctcaacGGGGGGGTGCTTGGCCCTTTCCCCAGGGTGTCAGTCAGTCACTTGTCATTCCACCCAACACACCCATTCTcacaagcagcagcatcatcgtcatcgctcGCTTTCGCTCACCCCTCATTTCTCATCCtactccccttcctcctgtTCAGCCATACGAGAAGCGAGGAAAGCGGTCGTCCAATCCAGTTCTGTCCGGCCAAATTCGAGGGCACAGCGGTCACAAAGATTCTAGAATGCTA is a window of Podospora pseudopauciseta strain CBS 411.78 chromosome 1, whole genome shotgun sequence DNA encoding:
- a CDS encoding hypothetical protein (EggNog:ENOG503NUV7; COG:D) encodes the protein MATISALAAAATQTSSLDPSSVRPNSDRSSYSSSPRQYPTELTDPILEEGDETDSEVANEPVTPVSGRQSQDFQTLATHEIHPDVAQEQADQSVTSFPAVRAGTTPGSKPPLVLNTDGDTPPRAPPQSSSSSVISNIQTTPRAAEPATPPPPTAAASSADQDPAAHPHTRRPTFSSSSLRRNMSSFLKRVTHPDKSDAVSGVGYSEHPVHESGRKVPARRWSMNRSSATTRSNTPPSPGSPVEMAIRSKEQASTPTVPGSDEFVKKKPRASTNFLRSRPHVPNNAELQLRRRASSFDYTNQEKVLVASTPHGPVNVEKIERQIWEMPAETGTGLKARRMSVSLPDDFVVDVVELQSEFEYENKLLGRHAKSVGKGGHGKVKTMARKGCPAELVAVKEFRRKSRLETVEEYEKKIKSEYTLSKSLNHPNVVTTFRLCIDHGRWNHVMEFCSEGDLYGLVKEGYLKGDDKEKDRLCLFKQLVRGVHYLHSNGIAHRDIKLENLLITSDSALKIADFGVSEVFCGSHPGLRESGGQCGKNMGEIRRCAPGICGSMPYLAPEVLKKEGDYDPRAVDVWSSAVVMLHLVFGGAIWQKAQEGDNSAANKNFNELVRGWAQWNASHMDAENPAITEMDYPKVKAFDFGVRPPALRRVLLQMLNPNPDQRTSIHDVVNNRWVRNIECCQKADNEEADPATTMIDASKSGCLIRSGEKLFCHNHLPPKKQFTSHSLGKMPGSVGY